In Treponema vincentii, a single window of DNA contains:
- the aroA gene encoding 3-phosphoshikimate 1-carboxyvinyltransferase produces the protein MNLRVSTPSFCGTMTAPSSKSHTIRALICASLADDTSFITAPLISGDMESAVQVLRQLGVTITEVSNNPLVLKVTPPSGGLLASAERDAAGTNIGHSEQSDKPTELVLDLGNSGSLLYFLGMILAATDIPVCLTGDESLRSRPVEPLLSVYRQAGIPYSAASIKNGTGSMEVPPLRFCGPLPAGAYQLDGPFSQPVTGLLLAAPLLNGMSRITFNKAGERPYLRMTCAWLRVAGIEVLNRGDCYFEVAGGQRYRAFTQTIPGDWSSALFPLTAAVICNAALTLTNLDPADTQGDSQALSILKAMGADIRCDTERRTVSVFPISGTLKGGRFDCADIPDAVPILAAAAVFCTGETRLLNAGVCRFKECDRLAASVEELAKLGADITQGEDFLRIGGIDGSGGNSSTANGSGRQKLHPARVRSRGDHRIAMMLAVAACGIAARYHSEQQSDTTRENTEKFSETSCIEDFDCVRISYPRFIEDMNAVGAAFKEAR, from the coding sequence ATGAATCTCAGAGTAAGTACGCCGTCTTTTTGTGGAACGATGACGGCGCCTTCTTCCAAAAGCCATACGATCCGCGCCCTCATCTGCGCCTCTTTAGCGGACGATACTTCGTTTATTACCGCACCCCTTATCAGCGGAGACATGGAAAGCGCCGTGCAGGTACTGCGTCAGCTTGGCGTTACCATTACGGAAGTATCGAATAATCCGCTTGTACTCAAAGTTACGCCGCCATCCGGCGGTCTCCTCGCCTCCGCAGAGCGCGATGCAGCTGGCACAAACATCGGACACAGCGAGCAAAGTGACAAACCAACAGAACTCGTCCTCGACCTCGGCAATTCTGGTTCCCTCCTCTACTTTTTAGGCATGATCCTTGCCGCCACTGATATCCCGGTGTGTCTCACTGGAGATGAATCCCTTCGGAGCCGCCCCGTAGAACCGCTCCTTTCGGTATACCGGCAGGCGGGTATCCCGTACTCGGCGGCAAGTATTAAAAACGGTACAGGCAGCATGGAAGTCCCGCCGCTTCGTTTTTGCGGCCCGCTGCCGGCCGGAGCATATCAACTCGACGGCCCCTTTTCCCAACCCGTAACGGGGCTCCTCCTTGCAGCACCGCTTTTAAACGGGATGAGCCGCATTACCTTTAACAAGGCCGGGGAACGGCCGTATCTCAGGATGACCTGTGCTTGGCTGCGTGTTGCCGGTATCGAGGTACTAAACCGCGGCGATTGCTATTTTGAGGTTGCAGGCGGACAGCGCTATCGTGCCTTTACGCAAACGATACCAGGCGATTGGTCGTCCGCCCTCTTTCCTCTGACAGCAGCCGTCATCTGCAATGCGGCGCTTACGTTGACCAACCTCGACCCCGCAGACACGCAGGGAGATTCACAGGCGCTTTCGATCCTCAAAGCAATGGGAGCGGACATCCGCTGCGATACGGAGCGCCGCACGGTTTCGGTATTTCCCATATCCGGCACACTAAAAGGCGGACGCTTCGACTGTGCGGATATCCCCGATGCGGTTCCCATCCTCGCCGCTGCCGCCGTGTTTTGTACGGGAGAAACACGGCTGCTCAACGCCGGTGTGTGCCGCTTTAAAGAATGCGACCGGCTTGCTGCCTCGGTGGAAGAACTCGCAAAATTAGGAGCGGATATCACCCAAGGGGAAGATTTTCTCCGCATCGGCGGCATCGACGGCAGTGGTGGAAATAGCAGCACTGCAAACGGCAGCGGCAGACAGAAACTCCATCCCGCACGGGTACGGAGCCGTGGTGATCACCGCATCGCGATGATGCTCGCCGTCGCAGCCTGTGGAATTGCCGCACGTTATCACAGCGAACAACAATCGGATACAACGAGAGAAAATACCGAAAAATTTTCCGAAACCTCTTGTATAGAAGATTTTGATTGTGTAAGAATATCCTACCCTCGGTTTATCGAGGATATGAATGCGGTAGGCGCCGCTTTTAAAGAAGCAAGGTAA
- a CDS encoding tetratricopeptide repeat protein yields the protein MFKLYIDYFKSKIKNLRKPKEEIPIDYEEIVEEQWQADFSKPENCRFAAETGDGYTAAFTPPEPAGNNTGSITLEAQRKHLYAWTVNPVFRYKDVIIEADIRLPEPAKKPDGSNTPTDKAGGFAAGILFRYISQSTFYALMISNAGWVRLDAVVNSTPMPLLGWVKIPGSAHSDADHHGSDHSDPDHSYSDHSNHKEETDTKRAYSIKLIANNTTITILINGHWVACCEDDTIQAAGKIAFAIQNWESYPQVTAQLSRFSLNSIPMTVETAYTEANEFSAVPPDARISLAKTLYAMGRYVPALLQLRAAARLKEPEEADRILAGRIYFAQRMLDEAEREFQSVLEANSSNEEAFAELGGIYYRAERYEDLQRLLQKVPKPMVAQSSFLSNLEGHLYHALGKHQEAAEAYRRAFTISPNQGLFAFHQANELYDCGKKPEAVDAYMQAARAFLQQEAYDDLSEVITILERIAPNDPRTLSIAGKYAYAVGRYDDALLKLKTACKKGSKDSADWYLYGLLLKTDEPKEAVKAFKKACDLEPEYGLYQFRLAEALYLSNGKYQPVLEQALAADPQNGWVHNLRALAALSENDIEQAEAAVAEARRLLPDEVSLLVNYLEVQRRKGQLAKCLPLFDIENGTADLAVERNRAAAFHALANAFADDDAREEAQQWYYKALKLDPKNPELLTDKAENDYALFLLNEADDGLVKALDIQPSVRIYQLIASISVQKGDYARAEVTLRTGLEAFADSPDLHYDLACVYRNTKRFEQAQAQVVQLKQYETSERVEALEQALLQDTGTTDQPASEQNAEQKPKKTSSAKKTSRASKSAADAEEPVSSTKTKKRASAKSIAGEEGADATKPATSTKAKKAASAKSAADTKAPARAKSAVSKKRTAATEPAAEETTDTKTEKAAVKKPRTKKTAE from the coding sequence CTCGAAGCGCAGCGGAAGCATCTCTATGCGTGGACGGTCAATCCGGTATTCCGCTATAAGGATGTGATTATCGAAGCGGATATCCGTTTGCCGGAACCCGCAAAAAAGCCGGATGGGTCGAATACACCAACCGATAAGGCGGGAGGATTCGCTGCCGGAATCCTGTTCCGTTATATCAGCCAAAGTACCTTTTATGCGCTGATGATCTCCAATGCGGGATGGGTAAGGCTCGATGCGGTCGTCAACAGCACTCCGATGCCCCTCCTAGGATGGGTAAAAATCCCCGGTTCCGCTCATTCCGACGCCGATCATCATGGTTCAGATCACTCCGATCCAGATCATTCCTATTCAGACCATTCAAATCATAAAGAAGAGACGGATACAAAACGTGCATACTCAATAAAACTGATCGCGAATAATACGACCATCACCATTTTGATAAACGGCCATTGGGTTGCCTGCTGCGAGGATGACACCATTCAGGCAGCGGGAAAAATTGCCTTTGCGATTCAAAACTGGGAAAGCTACCCGCAGGTTACCGCGCAGCTTTCTCGCTTTTCACTAAACTCCATCCCGATGACGGTAGAAACGGCATACACGGAAGCGAACGAATTTTCTGCTGTGCCGCCGGATGCCCGCATCAGCCTTGCAAAAACGCTCTATGCGATGGGGCGGTATGTCCCTGCCCTGCTCCAGCTCCGGGCTGCAGCGCGGTTAAAGGAGCCGGAAGAAGCGGATCGGATACTGGCAGGCCGCATTTATTTTGCGCAGCGGATGCTTGACGAAGCCGAGCGGGAATTTCAATCGGTCTTGGAAGCGAATTCCTCCAACGAGGAAGCTTTTGCGGAGCTCGGCGGCATTTACTATCGGGCTGAACGGTATGAAGATTTACAGCGTTTACTGCAAAAAGTTCCAAAGCCGATGGTGGCGCAATCCTCATTCCTCTCAAACCTTGAAGGACATTTATACCATGCGCTGGGAAAGCACCAAGAAGCGGCCGAAGCATACCGGCGAGCTTTCACAATCAGTCCCAATCAGGGGCTTTTTGCCTTCCATCAGGCGAATGAACTCTACGATTGCGGGAAAAAGCCGGAAGCGGTAGATGCATATATGCAGGCTGCGCGCGCGTTTTTACAGCAGGAAGCCTACGATGACCTCTCGGAAGTTATTACGATATTGGAACGTATAGCGCCGAATGATCCCCGAACGCTTTCGATTGCCGGAAAATATGCTTACGCAGTGGGCAGATACGATGATGCCTTGCTCAAATTAAAAACGGCGTGCAAAAAAGGTTCAAAAGATTCCGCTGACTGGTACCTGTACGGACTGCTGCTCAAAACAGATGAACCGAAAGAGGCGGTCAAAGCATTTAAAAAAGCGTGTGACCTTGAACCCGAATACGGATTATATCAGTTCCGGTTAGCGGAAGCGCTCTATTTAAGTAATGGAAAATATCAACCGGTATTGGAACAAGCGCTCGCCGCCGATCCTCAAAACGGTTGGGTGCATAATTTACGTGCATTAGCAGCATTGAGCGAAAACGATATTGAACAGGCGGAAGCGGCAGTTGCGGAAGCGCGCAGGCTGCTGCCCGATGAGGTATCCCTGTTGGTAAACTACCTTGAAGTACAACGCAGGAAAGGACAGCTTGCAAAGTGCCTGCCGCTCTTCGATATTGAAAACGGAACTGCCGACCTTGCGGTAGAACGGAATCGGGCAGCTGCGTTCCATGCCTTAGCGAATGCATTTGCCGACGACGATGCCCGCGAAGAAGCGCAGCAGTGGTACTATAAGGCATTAAAACTCGATCCGAAAAATCCCGAGCTTCTCACCGATAAGGCTGAAAACGACTATGCGCTCTTCCTTCTAAACGAAGCCGATGACGGTTTGGTTAAGGCGCTCGATATTCAGCCGTCCGTACGGATATATCAGCTGATTGCATCCATATCCGTTCAAAAAGGCGACTATGCCCGTGCAGAGGTAACACTGCGGACAGGACTTGAAGCCTTTGCCGACAGCCCCGACCTGCATTACGACCTTGCCTGTGTGTACCGCAACACAAAACGGTTCGAGCAGGCACAAGCGCAGGTTGTACAGCTTAAACAGTACGAAACGTCGGAACGTGTCGAGGCGCTTGAACAAGCCCTCTTGCAGGATACCGGCACAACCGATCAGCCTGCCTCAGAGCAAAACGCTGAACAAAAACCCAAGAAGACATCCTCGGCAAAAAAAACAAGCAGAGCTTCCAAATCCGCCGCGGATGCAGAAGAACCCGTTAGCAGTACCAAGACAAAAAAAAGGGCAAGCGCCAAGTCTATTGCAGGCGAAGAAGGAGCAGATGCAACAAAACCCGCTACAAGCACCAAGGCAAAAAAAGCTGCATCTGCTAAGTCTGCTGCGGACACGAAGGCTCCTGCAAGAGCCAAGTCCGCTGTAAGCAAAAAAAGAACAGCAGCGACTGAGCCTGCTGCAGAAGAGACGACCGATACAAAAACCGAAAAAGCGGCGGTAAAAAAGCCTCGAACAAAGAAAACAGCTGAATAA
- a CDS encoding C39 family peptidase has translation MRKKVLGGIGFVCLILMLFLFAFGRSFPSYIRIDTPTYPNSFVLNLDDNLFYRQTLNNCSPYSVMAVINVLKSEVISPELLAKEMRWRMHKNLTFPIGLIELLHRYGIGATEYILNGKTSDTKIHWIKETIAKGSPIIMLIKINHVQHYVTVLGYDEHGFMLYDSLQKKNIENGRKTFIDEGCLVGNRYYSHEELIDLWNNGGYKIFFKNWAIVCNRY, from the coding sequence ATGCGGAAAAAAGTACTCGGAGGGATAGGTTTTGTGTGTCTGATTTTGATGCTCTTTTTATTTGCATTCGGACGATCTTTTCCTTCGTATATACGAATAGATACACCTACATATCCGAATAGTTTCGTTTTGAACCTTGACGATAATTTATTTTACCGGCAAACACTGAATAATTGCAGCCCTTATTCGGTGATGGCTGTAATTAACGTTTTAAAAAGCGAAGTAATCTCTCCTGAACTGCTTGCAAAGGAAATGAGATGGCGAATGCATAAAAATTTAACATTCCCTATAGGATTAATAGAACTCCTACATAGATACGGTATAGGGGCAACAGAGTATATTTTAAACGGTAAAACAAGTGATACAAAGATTCATTGGATAAAAGAAACGATTGCAAAAGGTTCTCCCATAATTATGCTCATAAAAATCAATCATGTTCAACATTATGTGACAGTCTTAGGGTATGATGAGCATGGTTTTATGTTGTATGATTCACTGCAAAAGAAAAATATTGAAAATGGACGAAAAACTTTTATTGATGAAGGCTGTCTTGTTGGTAATAGATATTATTCGCATGAAGAATTAATCGATTTATGGAATAATGGCGGATATAAAATATTTTTCAAGAACTGGGCTATAGTTTGTAATCGGTATTAA
- a CDS encoding sodium-dependent transporter, with translation MKQKRELFKTNIGMLLACVGSAMGLANIWMFPARLAEFGGITFLIPYLIFLFGFSAFGLMGEYAFGRKMRKGPVLAFESVIAQKTVNPLLRGIGWFPVVALIGILSFYTVIIGWILRYLVLAITNTFPVLHPAFFESFAGTPANIPWTLAALVATALIVSLGIQKGIERFTTVMMATFYIVVTVMVIRALTLPGALRGVAIMLRPKWEVFGHFRIWIYALGMAFFTLSLGGAAMLVYGSYMPEGSDVPRTARQTAGLDFLASIMCALFTVPVAYSLGINPQAGAALLFIAVPNIIAHMPAGYIFGILFFLCALFAALTSSIVMLEVPVESLMSKFRIGRKKAAIIITVLAAGIAVPLNFDMRVFGTFTDTIAIIIFPLAAVTAAFVIFWVYGAQRTLEDINLHAKHKVGKWYAPYMQYVFVPVCLILVIAGIFLGGL, from the coding sequence ATGAAACAAAAACGAGAACTTTTTAAAACAAACATTGGAATGCTCCTTGCCTGCGTAGGCTCGGCAATGGGCTTAGCAAATATTTGGATGTTTCCCGCCCGCTTAGCGGAGTTCGGCGGCATCACGTTTCTTATTCCGTACCTCATTTTTTTATTCGGCTTTTCCGCCTTTGGGTTGATGGGAGAATATGCATTCGGACGCAAGATGCGTAAGGGGCCGGTACTTGCCTTTGAATCGGTTATTGCGCAAAAAACCGTGAATCCCCTACTCCGCGGTATCGGCTGGTTTCCGGTCGTAGCCCTTATCGGCATTTTATCGTTCTACACCGTTATCATCGGATGGATACTGCGTTATCTTGTATTGGCGATTACCAATACATTTCCAGTGCTGCATCCTGCTTTTTTCGAATCCTTTGCAGGAACGCCCGCCAATATTCCGTGGACGCTCGCAGCCCTTGTTGCAACGGCGCTGATCGTCAGTCTCGGCATTCAAAAAGGCATCGAACGCTTTACCACCGTGATGATGGCAACTTTTTACATCGTTGTTACCGTGATGGTTATCCGTGCACTCACCCTGCCGGGAGCGTTACGCGGAGTTGCCATAATGCTGAGACCTAAGTGGGAAGTATTCGGTCATTTCAGAATCTGGATATATGCGCTGGGCATGGCATTCTTTACCCTCAGTCTCGGCGGAGCTGCAATGCTTGTATACGGAAGCTATATGCCGGAGGGTTCCGATGTTCCTCGTACCGCCCGCCAAACGGCAGGCTTGGATTTTCTTGCTTCGATAATGTGCGCCCTGTTTACCGTTCCGGTCGCATATTCGCTTGGAATCAATCCGCAGGCGGGAGCCGCGCTCCTCTTTATTGCCGTACCTAACATTATCGCACACATGCCGGCAGGCTATATCTTCGGCATCCTCTTCTTCCTCTGCGCACTGTTTGCCGCCCTCACCTCTTCAATTGTTATGCTTGAAGTCCCGGTTGAGTCGCTGATGTCAAAATTCAGAATCGGCAGAAAAAAGGCTGCGATTATTATCACCGTGTTAGCAGCCGGTATCGCCGTACCCCTCAACTTTGACATGAGGGTATTCGGCACCTTTACCGACACCATTGCCATCATCATTTTTCCGCTCGCAGCAGTTACGGCGGCCTTTGTTATCTTTTGGGTATATGGGGCACAGCGAACACTTGAGGATATCAACCTTCATGCCAAGCATAAGGTCGGTAAGTGGTACGCCCCCTATATGCAATATGTCTTTGTGCCCGTATGCCTGATTTTAGTTATTGCCGGCATCTTCCTCGGAGGACTGTAA